A window of the Acetobacteraceae bacterium genome harbors these coding sequences:
- the ilvC gene encoding ketol-acid reductoisomerase — MKIYAEKDTKIERILGKEIVVFGYGSQGRAQALNARDSGAKKIRIALPDSSNSREKALADGFEVFSPLDGAKNAEIAILLTPDETHGALYQEILEKYLPFAAVIGFAHGFCLHFGQISLRPDLSSFLVAPKGPGYLLRKLYQENEGLMARIAVWPEGEKEKIQSAFETALDWASLIGCARIGLLETDFGQETESNLFGEQAILCGGAAALVRTGFEVMVENGISEEMAYLESAHSLKIIADLIYKEGLEGTNKLISKTASYGGYVGEEAYQASEMKQVMRRLMQEIKSGKFAAQFQREQAHSYPLMRQKEVLASQEKLTKIGQKIRNWLFGKGIKKEERP, encoded by the coding sequence ATGAAAATTTATGCGGAGAAAGACACTAAAATTGAAAGAATTTTGGGAAAAGAAATCGTTGTTTTTGGCTATGGCAGTCAAGGACGGGCTCAAGCCCTGAATGCACGGGATTCAGGGGCAAAAAAAATAAGAATTGCATTGCCAGATTCTTCCAACTCAAGGGAAAAAGCGCTTGCAGATGGATTTGAGGTTTTTTCGCCTTTAGATGGCGCTAAAAATGCTGAGATTGCCATTCTTTTAACACCAGACGAAACACATGGTGCGCTTTATCAAGAGATTTTAGAAAAATATCTGCCTTTTGCTGCTGTGATTGGTTTTGCACATGGATTTTGCCTGCATTTTGGACAGATTTCTTTAAGACCAGACCTTTCATCTTTTTTAGTTGCGCCCAAAGGGCCAGGCTATTTATTGCGGAAACTTTATCAGGAAAATGAGGGGTTGATGGCAAGGATTGCGGTCTGGCCTGAAGGGGAAAAGGAAAAAATTCAATCTGCTTTTGAGACGGCTTTGGATTGGGCTTCCTTGATTGGCTGTGCCCGTATTGGTTTGCTCGAAACGGATTTCGGACAGGAAACGGAAAGCAATTTGTTCGGAGAGCAGGCCATTTTATGCGGTGGTGCAGCAGCACTGGTGCGTACAGGGTTTGAGGTTATGGTTGAAAATGGAATCTCTGAAGAAATGGCCTATCTTGAATCAGCGCATTCGCTTAAGATTATCGCAGACCTTATTTATAAAGAGGGGCTTGAAGGCACAAATAAGCTCATTTCTAAGACAGCTTCTTATGGAGGGTATGTCGGTGAGGAAGCTTATCAGGCTTCGGAAATGAAGCAGGTGATGAGACGGCTGATGCAGGAGATTAAGTCAGGAAAATTTGCAGCGCAATTTCAAAGGGAGCAGGCTCATTCTTATCCTTTGATGCGTCAAAAAGAGGTTTTGGCTTCGCAGGAAAAATTAACGAAGATCGGCCAGAAAATAAGAAACTGGCTCTTTGGAAAAGGGATCAAGAAAGAGGAAAGGCCTTGA
- a CDS encoding antibiotic biosynthesis monooxygenase translates to MSKIFITAIVSVKPDKFEALEPSLRECAERSLEEEACERYEVSADISEVGRFIVNEIWRDEAGFKAHTEKDYFKKLGEILKVLSGEIEIIQTSPFLTRR, encoded by the coding sequence ATGTCAAAAATTTTTATTACTGCAATCGTTTCTGTAAAACCGGATAAGTTTGAAGCCCTTGAGCCCAGCTTGAGGGAGTGTGCTGAGCGCTCTCTTGAGGAGGAAGCCTGCGAACGCTATGAAGTTTCAGCAGATATTTCTGAAGTTGGACGTTTTATCGTTAATGAAATTTGGCGGGATGAAGCAGGTTTTAAGGCACACACAGAGAAAGATTACTTTAAAAAATTAGGAGAGATTCTCAAGGTTCTTTCGGGAGAAATTGAAATTATTCAAACCTCTCCTTTTTTGACTAGGCGTTAA
- the panB gene encoding 3-methyl-2-oxobutanoate hydroxymethyltransferase, whose product MIDYSTQQTPYGQFQPVTQNVSQKAEPPKRRRTLASLEKMRRAGQCLPMITAYDYPSAMMANQADIPMILVGDSVGMVVQGNDTTIPVTVDEMVYHTKMVVRGCGRAFVIADLPFFSYATLEDGIKNAVRLIQEGGAQAIKIEGSLEILTLVNALTVRGIPVMAHIGLRPQSQLQMGLRIQGKDIESTQRLLEEAMAFEEAGAFGLLLECIPTEVAQMITQSVDIMTIGIGAGKYCSGQVQVWHDLLGLCSGKIPRHARRFADLAPIIVKALSDYAGEVKSGFFPTPAQSVAATPELVSALKQDMLVDEENV is encoded by the coding sequence ATGATCGACTATTCAACCCAACAAACACCCTATGGACAGTTTCAGCCTGTAACGCAAAATGTTTCTCAAAAGGCAGAGCCTCCTAAAAGACGGCGAACTTTGGCTTCTTTAGAAAAAATGCGCAGGGCAGGGCAATGTTTGCCGATGATTACAGCCTATGATTATCCTTCTGCGATGATGGCAAATCAGGCAGATATTCCCATGATTTTAGTTGGGGATTCGGTGGGTATGGTCGTGCAGGGGAATGATACGACGATTCCCGTTACGGTAGATGAAATGGTCTATCATACGAAAATGGTGGTGCGTGGCTGTGGCCGTGCTTTTGTGATTGCAGATTTACCTTTCTTTTCTTATGCAACTCTTGAAGATGGGATTAAAAATGCCGTTCGCTTGATTCAGGAAGGGGGAGCACAGGCGATTAAAATCGAAGGAAGTCTTGAGATTTTAACGCTCGTGAATGCCTTAACGGTTCGAGGGATTCCCGTGATGGCGCATATTGGTTTACGTCCACAATCGCAGCTGCAAATGGGACTTAGGATTCAGGGAAAAGATATTGAAAGCACACAGCGGCTTTTAGAAGAGGCAATGGCTTTTGAAGAGGCAGGCGCATTCGGGCTTTTACTCGAATGTATTCCAACGGAAGTGGCGCAAATGATTACCCAGTCTGTTGATATTATGACCATCGGCATTGGCGCAGGTAAATATTGTTCTGGCCAAGTACAAGTTTGGCATGATCTTTTAGGATTATGTTCGGGTAAAATTCCACGTCATGCACGCCGTTTTGCAGATCTTGCGCCGATTATTGTTAAAGCCTTAAGTGATTATGCAGGTGAAGTAAAAAGCGGCTTTTTCCCAACGCCTGCACAAAGTGTTGCGGCAACGCCTGAACTGGTTTCAGCTCTAAAGCAAGATATGCTGGTCGATGAAGAGAACGTATAG